The Lolium perenne isolate Kyuss_39 chromosome 6, Kyuss_2.0, whole genome shotgun sequence genome segment ttacacaaaaaaaaaaaactcaagcAACTGGAACCAGCATAATCAATGACTTCAGTACAATGGTTACCATCATTCTTccatacatatagctccatattGCTGTCTTTTAAATGATGCAGAGGGACTCAATCCATGCGGCTTCAGAGTTCGCAGCACGAAATCAACTGCCTGTGAACATTAAGCAGCAAATGCTGTCTCACTTCTGCCTACAGTTCAAGACAGAAGGCTATAACCAGCAAGCTCTGTTAAATGGTCTCCCAAAAGGAATCCGTTCGAACATAGCATACAGCTTATTCTTACCAATCATGCgacgagcctacctcttccatggAGTATCCAACAGTTTCATAGCAGAACTGGTAATATAGCCACTCACTCGATGTTCATTCAACTATCTTAGGAGAACTGGTGATATGTAATAATATAATTTGTTGGACAATAGGTCATGGAAGTGCAGGTTGAGTAttttccaccaaaggaagataTCATACTGCAGAATGAAGGGGCAGCAGATGTTTACCTAATAGTTTCAGGAGCAGTGGTTAGTTTGTTATCTCTGACAAAGTTAGAAGCCAAAGTTTTTGCAAGTTACCTAATACCAGTAAGCTAATTACCACTATTCTGTTATCTTTTCCAGAATATGATAACAACCATAAACGGGAACGAACAGGTATAAGTTTCTTTCACTACAACACAGATATTCAAGATATAGTTAAGATTTCTATATATTATTTTCAGTACTAAAATAGTATGAATTCTTGTAAGCAGGTGTATGTGAAAGTTACAAATGGTGATATGTTTGGAGAGGTTGGTGCTCTATGTAACATGCCCCAGCCGTTTACTTTCCGCACAGCTGAACTGTCACAACTCCTGAGAATAAGCAGGACAAGACTTACAGAGGCCATTCAAAATCACAGGGAAGACTATAACATTCTAATGAACAATCTATTCCAGGTGTGGCTTCAATTTGAAATACACAGTCAAGCCCTTTAACAGTTAAATTTGTCAAACAGAAGTTAACAAGATTTTATGTCAATGTACAGAAACTGAAGCTACAGGAAAATTTACCTGAAGGCAATCAACCAGACCAAAGATTCTTGAGCAAGCATGGCGTCCTTCATATTCCTCGAGAAGAATGGCTGTTCCCATGGTCACACCTGCATTACACTGAACAGAAAAGTATAGATTTCAGAAACAAGGTTCCAATATTTGGAGATGGTACTGATTCAACAAAGTTGTTTGGAGAAGCGTCACAGGTGGGAAACACCCATAACAAGTCAAGTTGCAAGTGTAGGATATCAGATGGAATGatggacaaagaagagggtctaAGTGAGGTTCACATAAACTGTGAGACCAGAACAAGTGCTGAAGAGTTCTGCATTAAAATAAATTCTGAAGACAAAAGTACAGCAAGCAGTCGGCAAACAATACATACAGCAACGCAGCCAGGTTCTCCCCACGGGACATCCGAAAACATAGCAAGGAGCAGATATCAAGATTACAGCTGCAAAAAAGTAGCCAATAAAAGAGTTACAATTCATATATACCCTCATAATACAACAGGTTCTACGGTACAGAATGGGAAGCTTATCAACCTGCCTGGTTCACTAGAGGAGCTTATCGAAATTGGCAGTAAGTGAAAACTTTCTAGCTTTTGACTATGATTTTTGTCCATTGAGTATGATTAGTGTTTAGCGAAGATCAGATATACGCTATAATTTATAGTAAATTAGATGCAGTGACATGCATTTCTCTCATCAGATATTTCATCACAATGCAGGACAGAAGTTTCCAGATTGCCATCCTACAAAAGTGGTCAGTAGAGATTACGCAGAAATAGATGACATTGGTGTCATCCGAGATGGAGACCACATATTCTTTCTTCAGATGTAAGGAAATATGCACATACCAGCCTAACCAGACAACACATAGAGCTTCAAGTGCTCCAATCCAgacaaaagtaatgggtacacatcACAGCTTCCGACTGAAGATATAAAGAGGAAGGACATTCTTACAAACAGTTTTGATCATTACTGACATTAACATCATTCCAATGCCTATaattcactagtagaaaatctctcatcagtaccggttccagaggggcattagtaccggttgagcaaccggtattaattatccggcactaaagccctcccccctttcgtaccggttgcttacgaaccggtataaaagaccctccacgtgggccaccaggagagctcagggccaaggagctttggtaccggttggtaatacgaaccggtaccaaaggttcccacccgcggcagggaatttgcccaaatctctgccgcggcagagaattggttttttagggtttttggaggggtttagggatatcggtttgtttcatatcgcgtcgatgcaccagaaacgcgtttgggtttaggtagtacatgaagatcaagatgatgcatagcaagttggtgcatataatataacacacatgttattgcataagatcgcaaattaagtagcactatgcatgaagatcgatcttcatgcatagtggtactctccgaggcgtactctatatatgtctattacatgtagcatagtggtactcttcgagtcaactatatatgtaacatgtacatcttcattcatagtggtactctgcgagtggtggtatgacgtcccgaaggaaaaatcccgccaattcctcgcctattactatgaagcggtcatcgattgagagcttgttccgctttcttgccaactataaaagaataagatacaaatgaatacatgaaacaactattactgaaactcagcacaacttatgataacaaaacaaatttgtgaagattgtttttgtacctctttatttctttcattattcgttttctcgctgacaattctgcggatgtactcgcaaacgaagaatccacagagatcggtccccggaggttgttgcgggtatttctttacaagaatataattcaatcaaacaatagtcaagtatgataattaaaaggtgtgtggacctaggtagtactacttactttcgcacgccatcgcagcttcggtgtccattcacgagacttatcttccttgataaaagtttgccatacgctgctcgacaaaagaaaatgcataaaagagtcatcaattagttcaaagcaggaaattaacgaaacaaaccgataagaattaaaattaccttctgagcattaaaaaacaagacacgtatagttccgattttttgcttagtgagtcaaagacttcaacttctccaatttccaaattgatgacgagaagaataaagtgaaacctacgcacgtttcaatatgtagtgtcatatatataagtcattagttaaaattttgacatacggtgagcaaaatataatgtgttataagacagtaagactcactcgaagttgtaaggccaaattattagctttttgtcacgttgtcgcttcaaaaaccttagcaaagtctgcggtgtatccttgttatagaggggattctctatggttttaacatgcattgtgtgcgggtcaatgaacccaatgtctgtgatatcgtcccttttgcattcgagcatcttcgatctgcataatatagcgcacaaaagattataatctgcagacaatgaacgacttctcaaattaaataaataaattacTTAAGGCATAATAGCAatcgatgattgatttgtcgagggcccggtgattgtataactgaaagagttcggcgaagtcaacgttcacacaagtACTTcccggaagtagtgctcttccctaactcgcaccatgatagtctcgatcccttcctttgaggccttaaggtaccacgaatgcaagttacgcatacatgttggtaccttcctgagattctcgaccaaatctttcccttgaacaaactgatatgctcgttcagcgaaggcgGAATCAggtgcgtcttgtcgagaactttgaacggtctgccCGTCACACACCTTGAGCGGGGCGACCGCTTGCACGGGTGGTTGTCCGCGCGGGGCGACaccgtgtatcccttttatctcccgatacccgattgaacgggttttgtcgcctcgatcatcttgtcatacgacctttcaatagaacgcgcatagtcagatggcggcgatggtacagggtcatatagattgtcaacagtacgcacaactttcaccggatctagtgtcttctcgaaaggtatctcggcactttcggtgcaaaccatttcttcaactcggcctgaacggcctccgcgttttcctccggagttttttcccaaggtaacttctcgcaggcggcagttgtttctcctttctagctttcttcctaggcggcgtaccgttccgcttaacggacgctgtcttacgtcgcggaggatctcgagatggtggactcacgcgggGTCCCTCtcgggtaggtgtggacttggctgctcaccaggatcgccaccaggaggagtcgatggcatttgctgctcatgtgtaggagttggtggcctttgcaaaaggacgacgtacttcttcggccatagggcgaaaccgtgcttgacatcggccagtgtcctctcatcttcacctctaggaatatcaagctccactgtttcaaaacccggaacaacttcatccaccccgacacgaacacagccaggtggaatgggcatatgatggtgaattgctccatcttcacttgggtacacatagccgaccgccaccttaacggacgcggtccagaataacatatgtagctcgtaactgccttctccgtgacataatccacggggtagcttcctccacatccgtcaagatgcgaggaaccgacactgcttcttcgctgagatggggcagcatcggcttgtggatcctgtagaaacagcggttgatcaggtgccctctgatttctctcaagagcctccaccctagttaacaattccgttacaatgtcggcgtccttcttcttctttcgcgaatggcttctataagtgtcagcgctgtccggccacgcttccttcatggtgagacctgggcgagctctgcACCGTCCAACATGTTCGTGGTTCCCAGagtgagtgtcagctcgtcattctctcgatcgggaatgtactctccctttctcgaccttttcaattgcatctacaagcttctgcacaattgcctcaattttttccttccattttcccttcgcaacgatcagccctgtctttgggtccaaccctgccccatgagcgaacaaccagaacttggaccgttcgggccagtcccatgtctgtggagtgattccatgatcaatcagtttattctcaaacgctgcccacttcggaatggcactcttgtagccacctgaccccaaatgatgcggaagtttcttctttgcagcattttcggtatttttcttcgaccgggacacaaaagtagacgatttcttatactccttaaatgcggcccagtgatcttttatcttcactagattatcatcgaatactggatcttcattcttatatttgtcccataaatttttcttgaatctctggaattgtatggccatcttcttcaatgtccattccttgactttattctcctggccttccgtcatgtcttccggtaggctgaactttgtcagtagcgtgtcccaaagaaatttttcatcgtgtcgttgacataactagcaccactctccgggttcttcggcttatgccactcttgaatgctgatcggtacatggtccctaacaataactccggattgacttgtaaatttgcggcaaaactccttgggatgcactggttcaccattatccttgaatgccgtgagggctaacctgccctcgccctttagcacccgcgtcgggcctatttttgttctaacagacttgctcgatgatccagaaggctaaaagaaaaaattattcgttaataagtgcaatacaaataaatgaatgcatctagggatgaacacatactaattgatacatagatatacacctcgccggagtttgtgatggacacttcattgtcttttctaacttgttcagactcaagtccctcgccaaaattattcagaaagtcttggtactcgttgtcatctccatcgtcgggttccagagcacgggcactctcatagatcaatttctgcaccgcttcttccccctcctcatctcggacgaaggtgccgtcctccatacctcaatgtcactgcaaaatgaagaaagcaattatatttcattcatcatgtaatgatcatataacagattgctagatggataacaattgaaatgaagaaagcaaaaaaaaaccctaacggaccgccacggccacggacacggtgttccccctcctcctcctctcgctcttctctcaatGGATTCGTTTCTATTTTTTCGAGCTCAAAAGGTCGATCTCTGCAATTTATTCTCCCTGTGACTTCTCACACAAAGCTTCCCTCCCCCCTAGACCTGCAACGGCAAGTACTCCCTTCCTTTCTCGCTGCATCGCCATCACCAATAATCCAGAGTCGCCATGCCAAGATCCTTCACCTACTCGTAGCCAGCAAGATTCCATCTTTTTCCTCTGATTCGTAAAGGCAAGCTTGGACTTCGATCCGTACTACTCCTACTAGAGTtggggcggtggcggcggtgttaGGAGGATGAGCAGCTCGTCGTCGGCGGATGCGTCACCGGGGTCGGTGCTGCAGAACAAGATAAGCCCGAGCATCCTGTTCATCGTGGCGGTGATGGCGATCATCTTCTTCGTGTGCGGGCTGCTGCACCTGCTGGCGCGGCACCTgctgcggctgcggcggcggcgcagggcgGCGCGGGAGGACGCGGAGAGCGTGACGGCGTTCAGTGGCCAGCTGCAGCAGCTCTTCCACCGCACGACGCCGGCGTGGACCAGGCCTTCATCGACGCGCTGCCGGTGCTCCTCTACCACAGCCGTCCCGGGCGGCGGCAAGGACCCGTTCGATCGCGCCGTGTGCTCGTGCGAGTTCGAGGCCGACGACCAGCTCCGGCTGCTGCCCAAGTGCAGCCACGCGTTCCACCTCGAGTGCATCGACACCTGGCTGCTGTCCCACTCCACCTGCCCGCTCTGCCGCAGGAGCCTCCTCGCCCCCGGTGAACTCTCGCCGA includes the following:
- the LOC127307503 gene encoding potassium channel KAT1; the encoded protein is MTQAHSKSYFHQFWDGLQIDGSSDNFSIELLPSLGATINHSNKLKKFVISPYDPRYRFWELFLIVLVIYSAWACPFELAFLRDMPSKLMLVENIVNSFFAIDIVLTFFVAYVDRKTHLLVDNRKRIAVRYLSTWFIFDVCSTAPFQPIILLFTHKGNDLSFKILDMLRLWRLHRVSTLFARLEKDIRFNYFWTRCSKLISVTLFAVHCAGCFNYMLADRYPYPENTWIGAVMPTFRSESLWTRYVTALYWSITTLTTTGYGDLHAENPREMLFDIFYMLFNLGLTAYLIGNMTNLVVHGTSRTQIFRDSIHAASEFAARNQLPVNIKQQMLSHFCLQFKTEGYNQQALLNGLPKGIRSNIAYSLFLPIMRRAYLFHGVSNSFIAELVMEVQVEYFPPKEDIILQNEGAADVYLIVSGAVNMITTINGNEQVYVKVTNGDMFGEVGALCNMPQPFTFRTAELSQLLRISRTRLTEAIQNHREDYNILMNNLFQKLKLQENLPEGNQPDQRFLSKHGVLHIPREEWLFPWSHLHYTEQKSIDFRNKVPIFGDGTDSTKLFGEASQVGNTHNKSSCKCRISDGMMDKEEGLSEVHINCETRTSAEEFCIKINSEDKSTASSRQTIHTATQPGSPHGTSENIARSRYQDYSCKKVANKRVTIHIYPHNTTGSTVQNGKLINLPGSLEELIEIGRQKFPDCHPTKVVSRDYAEIDDIGVIRDGDHIFFLQM